GGGCATCTACTATCAAATTGCTTCAAAATTGGAGACAAGTCGTTCAATGGTATATATTGAACAATTCTGTAGATGATATCCAACATTTTATCGAGTAAGTAACAATTTCTTTTATTCTTCTAAATTATCTCAACATAATATCATTTACTTATTCATAGAAATGAATTTGAATGTAGTGATCATATAAAGTTGTTGGAAGAAAAAGGTCTTTCAGATTCAGAAGTTGCCTTAGAGCACAAAGAACAATTTCCTTCTTGCTTTAAGAATAAAGTAAGagattctcattaatggtttcTTACTAAATTCTTAAGTTGTGACATCATTCatcataattcaaattatttcatACTACAGGTGTCTCAAATGCGAGTTCAAAAATCACCTCTTGCCAATGATGATTTGTATtctttatctcaaggtccacttGAACGGTACAACACCTACCAAAGTTGTATTGTAAATGGTGTTCGATTTCGATGTAAAGAGCGTGACGATACTCTTAAGACACAATGTTCTAGAATTTGCACTGAAGGTGATCATGACAATATTAATATCCTATACTATGGTGTCTTGATTGAGATTTTGCAGTTGTCATTCGTTTTAGATTGGAAGGTGTTCTTATTTCGTTGCAAGTGGTATAACTCTAATCCAAAAGGTAGATCAATTGTTGTGGATCATAATTTGACTTCCATCAATACATCTACTAATTGGTATTCTAATGAACCATTTATCTTGGAAACTCAAGCACAACAAGTTTTCTATTTGCTTGATATGAAGCGCGGTTCAAATTGGCGGGTTGTTCAAAAAGTAAATAATCGATCTATTTATGACATTCCTGAAATTATGGAAGAGACAGTAAATAATGATGTGTTTCAAGAAGAAGAATCATTTCTATTGCCACCTTTTCAACCAATTGAGGATTTCATTGAAAGTTCGTCTTTAGTTCGATTAGATGTTCCTTCTGTAACTCTTTCAGACCAACTTGTTGTTGATTTATTTTTAAACCAAAATCAAAATGTTGACAAGGATAGTGACTTAGATGAAGATTTTGATGAAggaaatatattctctaataatGAAACATTTCTCTCAAGTGATGACACCAAAAGTTATACAGAATTAGAATGTGATGATGATGCAGATTCTTAATTCATAGTTAGTCATCTTGTCATTGATCAGTTAGTGCCTCGTGAAATTTGTCTACAAATGTTCTTCCCCAACTAGCCAACTAGCCAAGCACCCTGTACTCAAACAGAAATACAAGTACAGAAACTAAGGTTTGCAAAAACTGAGATGAAATAAGATATCTAGATTCTTAATTCATAGTTAGTTTCTTAatatttgtaaatatttatttactaatcattttctttgttttatttcaCAGAATTTTAGTCATGGCACCTGGTCGTCGCACCACTCGATCTACTGCTCAAAGTCAACAAGTTGAACTAGTCATTGATCCTCCTGCTCCACCTTCACAAGTTGTTCGCACTACTCGGTCGAGTATAGAGAATCAACAAGTTGAACCAGTCATTGATCCTCCTGCTCCACCTACACAAGTTATTCGCACTACTCGGTCGAGTTTAGAGAATCAACAAGTTTGTCGCACCACTCGATCTACGGTACTCAGTCAACGACCTAGAACCACCGCACAATATAATGTAGAGAGAGAACACCCTCAAGGCTCCACACACCCTACTGTACAGGGTGAACAAGTTAATGTGACGACCCATTTTGATACCGAAGATGATAATCAATCTTCCCAAGTTCCATCAGGTAAATTTAATGTCTTTCATGTttatttctttaaatttctatttattttaattaagattaTATTGTATTGTAGGACAAACATCTTCCTTTAAGCCACGTGTAGTTACTTGCGGCTTGACAACTACAACTATAGCTAAGGCATCATCAACTAGAAAGTTGTCAGTGACTTTTAATGCGGAGTGTCGTCAACCAATTTGTACTAATGCTGAGAAATTTAATAATGAGATTGGATTCATTATTCGGAATCATGGTACATTTCATTATAAAGAGTGGATAATGGTCCCAGAAGATGTGAGAGCTCCATTGCGACACTATCTTTCGGTAAGTCATTTCACAATATTAcatttatatttgtaatatttataattaatattgttttatgttataggaACATTTTGACATCAACTTGAATGATGAGACAACTAAAAAATGCATTGATGAGCAAATGAGAAAAGCTTGGAAGGGTCATAAGTACAAGCTGCACTTATATTTCAAAGAAATTGGAGGAGAAAATGATCTTGAGATGGCCAAGAGCAAACGTCATCTAGACTTAAAGAAGAACATCAAGAAGATTGGATGATTTTGTATGATCGTTGGTGTTCTTCTGAATTTAAGGTAACATTTTTTATCATAATATTGCTATTATGATAGGAACAAGAGACCCGACATACTATTTACATATTACTATTGTTCTTAACATCTAGCTTTTTGCTATTTACTattcacatgatgatttgatgtttttatgttaaattttctattttgaaaacaattttaactttttaattaattacataagttttacttttatttgtgattttctttgaactatttcaattatgtaatttttgacgaaaacattagacatcaccaattaaaaaaaaatgtgtgtgtttttaatttttcttttggttgaggactagcaaaatattaagtttggggttgtgataactctacaaaatagagttattttaccactttttatgtgccaattgttgtttaattcttgagtttttaattgatttattaaattttaaagtaattttgaatttattaggtttattttaattctatacatttttgtgtatttttatagtcattttgttgtaaaatgttgtagtttaattatttgaattattgttgtgtgtttagtggtaaaaataaatgcatatttattcaccttaagtgtcaaaacaaattaagtttaaattaagattttatttaaattaatgagatgtatttttattttgaaaatattttatttgaagttaatttatactattttatagaaattaatttacattttttttttgtttaaaggaAATCAAAGAAAGAAGTGGCATTTTTGAGAGAAAGGCAAAGAAAATGGTACCTCCAGCACTAGGCCCAAAGCCCACCTGCCCAGGCCCAATTTCAGCTTCAGCACCCCATGGTTTCCTTCCTCCAGCCGTGCCTCCAAGCCTCCCTTCTTCAGCAATCCCCTTCAACATTCCAGCCATCAACGCCTCTCCAACCTGCCACGTCGCCTAGCCTTCTTCAGCTGCTCTGCCAGCCCACTTGGGCCTGCGCCAATCACCTGAGGCCCAAAATAGCTCCATCCTCTTCTCTGCCAGCCAGCTGCAAGCATGCCACAAAGCATttttttcttgagcccataaaaatgccacaatttactcttgtcccctatgttcaaaaatgccactttttaccccactttctacacattttaccccaaaacatcattattacaccctataatttacccctatttgccatattattattaatttaataaatttaattaatttaaattgattattttaatactcattttttggctataaataag
The Humulus lupulus chromosome 6, drHumLupu1.1, whole genome shotgun sequence DNA segment above includes these coding regions:
- the LOC133783073 gene encoding uncharacterized protein LOC133783073, with product MAPGRRTTRSTAQSQQVELVIDPPAPPSQVVRTTRSSIENQQVEPVIDPPAPPTQVIRTTRSSLENQQVCRTTRSTVLSQRPRTTAQYNVEREHPQGSTHPTVQGEQVNVTTHFDTEDDNQSSQVPSGQTSSFKPRVVTCGLTTTTIAKASSTRKLSVTFNAECRQPICTNAEKFNNEIGFIIRNHGTFHYKEWIMVPEDVRAPLRHYLSEHFDINLNDETTKKCIDEQMRKAWKGHKYKLHLYFKEIGGENDLEMAKSKRHLDLKKNIKKIG